A single genomic interval of candidate division KSB1 bacterium harbors:
- a CDS encoding methyltransferase domain-containing protein — protein sequence MNNKIEILSAPEKVDMADEWYEFVSLQHFWIKARFNAAKRDSLINSLSNVKLFEIGCGNGLIIRQFESLSGVTVDGCDLNMFALNQIEYTNGRLFCLNIFEKPEALINQYDGILLMDIIEHIPDDNEFLKVSTEYLKNGGLVIINVPALNFLYSKYDRLVGHKRRYTKKMIEDLFALNQIEKVSIEYWGGSLLIIALVRKIIIPFISKSKIVQYGIASPNDKVNCLFDKILKLENRIFRSSILGTSIIAVGKLRK from the coding sequence ATGAATAACAAAATAGAAATTCTATCTGCTCCAGAAAAAGTTGACATGGCTGATGAATGGTATGAGTTTGTTTCTCTTCAACATTTTTGGATAAAAGCAAGATTTAATGCAGCGAAACGAGATTCACTCATTAATAGTTTGTCAAATGTTAAACTATTTGAAATAGGTTGTGGAAATGGGCTTATAATTCGTCAATTTGAATCACTTTCTGGTGTGACCGTTGATGGATGCGATCTAAATATGTTTGCCCTAAACCAAATTGAATATACTAATGGGAGATTATTTTGCTTAAACATATTCGAAAAACCGGAGGCATTAATTAATCAATATGATGGCATATTATTAATGGATATAATTGAACATATACCTGACGATAATGAATTTTTGAAAGTGTCGACCGAGTACCTGAAAAATGGAGGACTGGTTATCATAAATGTACCAGCACTCAACTTTTTATATAGTAAATACGATCGGTTAGTTGGCCATAAAAGGAGATATACAAAAAAAATGATAGAAGACCTGTTTGCTCTAAACCAAATTGAAAAAGTAAGCATTGAATATTGGGGGGGGAGCTTGTTGATTATTGCTCTGGTTAGAAAAATAATCATTCCATTTATTTCCAAGAGTAAAATCGTTCAATATGGGATCGCTTCCCCCAATGACAAGGTCAATTGTTTATTTGATAAAATCCTCAAGCTTGAAAACCGCATATTTCGATCTTCAATATTAGGTACTTCAATAATTGCAGTAGGAAAATTGCGAAAGTGA
- a CDS encoding peptidase M14 family protein, which yields MKSKHCPIRFTLLILALFIGLSAFIFTPKHAVAQQIPSPESFFGFEMGADRKLARWDKLVEYYHLLGSESPRLKVVDMGPSTLGNPFLVLYISSPENLARFEDLRQINATLSDPRGASESEIKDAIARGVAVVVQSFGLHSSEVAASQAAAEITYDMVTRDDDEMLRILDNTIAIMIPCFNPDGEIMITDWYNKTVGTEFEGVGLPWLYHHYIGHDNNRDAFMQNTIESVYGAKIIFKDWIPQAYIDHHQMGAYGARLYVPPYAEPIRPGGDPLVWREMAWYGAHIAYKEEEAGKAGVVNAAIYSGWGHFGFHWITPFHNIAGMLTESASARLATPLFLHPDQLQGSRRGLPEYQEQTSFPNPWKGGWWHVRDIVEQQKIAAIAALDMAARNRETVLRNAYLKAKRQTERGANGKPAAFVIPANQHDPLTAKKMINTLLGQGIEVRKASSAFTHEGRVYGAESFVVSMAQPKRGVIRWLLGRTYYPDNSYTRDRDGNPIRPYDMSTDNIAEYMGVRVDPVDTPVETDLVRVAEPISPSGQVNKGQHGYVLDGRLNDSFTAVNLLWNGKVKVRRVDRQAAGLDPGDFIIPASAPDDLVAEVAGKTGVDFKALNSDGSSVSRPLKRMRIGMYQRYLGGNMDEGWTRLLLEKFEFPYASFKDKELKAGNLHKKYDVIILPDDNIATMTGKRPEGNDFSSRRPEAYPPEYRSGFGQEGVDALKAFVEKGGTLVTFGQAGELPIEKFKLPIRNVVDGVSSKDFWSPGSTLRMEFDNSNPLAYGMPKEGLGLFLRNNDVYQVIPSEKNHRIDRIVTFVERDILQSGWLVGGALIAEKAAMVSVEHGDGVVILIGFRAQHRMQTHGTFKLVFNALVSGPAGN from the coding sequence ATGAAATCAAAACATTGCCCGATCCGATTTACACTTCTTATTCTTGCCTTGTTCATCGGACTATCGGCATTCATATTCACCCCGAAGCATGCTGTGGCTCAGCAAATCCCTTCTCCGGAGAGCTTCTTCGGCTTCGAAATGGGTGCCGATCGTAAACTTGCACGCTGGGATAAACTTGTGGAGTATTACCACCTTCTCGGCAGCGAGAGCCCGAGGCTGAAAGTCGTGGATATGGGACCATCCACATTGGGCAATCCTTTTTTAGTATTGTACATATCCTCGCCTGAAAATCTGGCAAGATTCGAAGACTTACGTCAGATTAACGCTACTTTGAGCGATCCCCGGGGTGCTAGTGAGTCGGAAATAAAGGATGCCATTGCCCGAGGTGTGGCGGTCGTTGTACAGTCGTTCGGGCTCCATTCGTCGGAGGTTGCAGCAAGCCAGGCTGCGGCGGAGATCACTTATGATATGGTAACCCGCGATGACGATGAAATGCTCCGTATCCTGGACAATACCATCGCGATCATGATCCCATGCTTCAATCCCGATGGTGAAATCATGATAACCGACTGGTACAATAAAACTGTGGGGACAGAATTTGAAGGCGTCGGTTTGCCGTGGTTGTATCACCATTATATCGGCCACGACAACAATCGCGATGCGTTTATGCAAAACACTATCGAGTCCGTTTACGGCGCAAAGATCATCTTCAAGGATTGGATTCCCCAGGCTTATATCGATCATCACCAGATGGGAGCTTATGGCGCCCGGCTTTATGTGCCGCCCTATGCCGAACCGATCCGTCCCGGCGGCGATCCGCTAGTATGGCGTGAAATGGCCTGGTACGGAGCGCATATCGCTTATAAAGAAGAGGAGGCTGGTAAAGCCGGAGTGGTGAACGCGGCAATCTATTCAGGTTGGGGCCATTTTGGCTTTCATTGGATTACCCCTTTCCACAACATTGCAGGAATGCTGACCGAATCCGCCAGTGCACGGTTGGCGACTCCGCTCTTTCTGCATCCGGATCAGCTCCAGGGTTCTCGCCGGGGTTTGCCCGAATACCAGGAGCAGACATCGTTTCCCAACCCCTGGAAAGGCGGCTGGTGGCATGTGCGGGATATCGTCGAACAACAGAAGATCGCTGCAATCGCTGCGCTGGATATGGCGGCAAGAAACCGGGAGACCGTCCTCCGCAACGCCTATCTCAAAGCCAAACGGCAAACGGAGCGTGGTGCAAATGGCAAGCCTGCGGCGTTCGTTATTCCTGCAAATCAGCACGATCCTCTCACTGCAAAAAAAATGATAAACACATTACTCGGTCAGGGGATCGAGGTACGGAAAGCCTCGTCTGCATTCACTCACGAAGGCAGGGTCTATGGTGCAGAGTCGTTTGTTGTGTCCATGGCGCAACCCAAACGGGGGGTGATCCGCTGGCTATTGGGCCGGACCTACTATCCTGACAATTCTTACACGCGCGACCGTGACGGCAATCCGATTCGCCCATACGATATGTCTACCGACAACATTGCCGAATACATGGGTGTTCGGGTGGATCCTGTCGATACCCCTGTGGAAACAGACCTGGTACGGGTGGCAGAACCTATCTCTCCATCGGGACAAGTGAATAAAGGGCAGCACGGATACGTCCTCGATGGCCGATTGAACGATAGCTTTACAGCTGTGAACTTGCTTTGGAATGGCAAAGTCAAAGTGAGGCGTGTCGATCGACAGGCTGCTGGTTTGGATCCCGGTGACTTTATCATTCCCGCATCCGCCCCGGATGATCTCGTTGCCGAAGTGGCCGGGAAAACCGGTGTGGATTTTAAAGCGCTCAACTCTGATGGATCGTCTGTGAGCCGGCCGCTTAAACGCATGCGTATCGGGATGTACCAGCGCTATCTCGGCGGCAACATGGATGAAGGGTGGACCCGATTATTGTTGGAGAAATTCGAATTTCCATATGCTTCGTTCAAAGATAAAGAACTGAAAGCAGGTAACCTTCACAAAAAGTATGATGTAATCATCCTGCCGGACGACAACATTGCCACCATGACCGGAAAGCGTCCGGAAGGCAATGATTTTTCCAGCCGCAGACCTGAGGCCTATCCACCGGAATACCGCAGCGGCTTCGGGCAAGAAGGCGTCGATGCGCTCAAAGCTTTCGTCGAGAAAGGCGGCACTTTGGTGACATTTGGACAAGCCGGAGAACTCCCGATCGAAAAGTTCAAACTGCCGATCCGCAATGTCGTAGACGGTGTATCCTCTAAAGATTTCTGGTCACCTGGCTCGACATTGAGAATGGAATTCGACAACAGCAATCCCCTCGCTTATGGCATGCCGAAAGAAGGGCTTGGGTTATTCCTGAGAAATAATGATGTCTACCAGGTTATCCCGAGTGAAAAAAACCACCGCATTGATCGCATCGTGACCTTCGTGGAGCGCGACATTCTCCAAAGCGGCTGGCTGGTTGGCGGGGCATTGATCGCCGAGAAAGCGGCAATGGTATCGGTAGAACATGGTGATGGTGTGGTGATTCTTATCGGATTTCGTGCCCAGCACCGCATGCAGACCCATGGCACATTCAAGCTGGTTTTTAACGCCCTGGTGAGTGGGCCGGCTGGAAATTGA
- a CDS encoding T9SS type A sorting domain-containing protein — MQLINMLTQLAICSLLVLFSTSIVKAEGNPNKPRSRSNSSTPATGFECGVYKGSDQEFLWHYYQYQARMKSLNKSGGVLPGRDFVFDDVAVIEDDGSFLITGINLFDTDMKTFHFTPNANNGYDVANIAFSFDSDFGNNLNLEDDANATADLPFIFTYYGGSWTAIHVNANGIISFGGDINASSGRFNNNDFFSTLPKIAAYFMDLNPEESGDVFFKSESGKVTITWNQIAEFRTNNLNTIQLVLRFDNTFDISFNGVTTKNQTSGAPITFGIHPGGMPNLEAISFSDNIPFTGPAGAGIFETYLNVQNPMVNRFALMNRFYQTYPDSFFQAVFFTNFQQTMRGFANSRTIKTNIQGIGVRIRDGSQAYGSNSILESICNMNQMSVWPIDPEARLPSSGHTFLTIMGQESGHRWGAFVNFVDANGDTSDLIIGRQDAHWSYYFDTDHSVMQGGDWEHVSGNTFTSRTQIDFFSELDEYLMGLRAPEEVAPTIFVSSATNDLLANRSQGPPLMNAFATGTAVEVTIEAIIAAEGPRLPAEADAPKDFRQVFMLVIRNGSTPSQGDLDKIANFRRVWQDYFERSVDGRMTLNTSLTQTFPVAVISGHVLDEADHAIENITVKSSERGFVQFVPGGGRYTFRYLADANSGTGESITIITDAPGYGADTLVTSIAYGTETEVDIVLQAIATFVAETENQVPGSFALEQNYPNPFNPATTIQIKLPVQSEVTLAIYNLNGQLVRTLVQENLPAGNHSFLWDGRNERGSEVASGLYVSRLKAGQFTQHRKMLLMR; from the coding sequence ATGCAGCTTATAAACATGTTAACGCAGCTCGCCATTTGTTCTTTGCTAGTCTTGTTTTCCACCAGCATTGTGAAAGCAGAGGGCAACCCCAATAAACCCAGGAGTCGCAGCAATTCATCAACTCCTGCGACAGGATTTGAATGCGGGGTTTACAAAGGATCGGACCAGGAGTTCTTGTGGCATTACTACCAATACCAGGCAAGAATGAAAAGTCTGAACAAGTCAGGAGGAGTATTACCCGGTAGAGATTTTGTTTTTGACGATGTCGCGGTGATTGAAGATGATGGTAGCTTCCTTATTACCGGTATTAATCTGTTTGACACGGATATGAAGACTTTTCATTTTACACCAAATGCTAATAATGGCTATGATGTTGCAAATATTGCATTTAGCTTTGATTCGGATTTCGGCAACAACCTTAATTTGGAAGATGATGCGAATGCGACGGCCGACCTCCCCTTTATATTTACTTATTATGGCGGGAGTTGGACCGCTATACATGTAAACGCTAATGGCATCATTAGTTTTGGCGGCGACATTAATGCAAGCTCAGGCCGTTTCAATAATAATGATTTTTTTAGTACCCTGCCAAAAATTGCCGCTTACTTCATGGATTTAAATCCGGAGGAGAGTGGCGATGTTTTTTTCAAAAGTGAATCGGGCAAAGTGACCATTACCTGGAATCAAATCGCTGAGTTCCGCACAAATAACCTGAATACCATCCAGTTAGTACTTCGTTTTGACAATACTTTCGACATCTCCTTCAATGGGGTTACGACTAAAAATCAAACCAGCGGCGCCCCAATTACTTTTGGAATTCATCCCGGCGGTATGCCAAATCTAGAAGCAATCAGCTTTTCGGATAATATCCCTTTTACCGGACCTGCCGGCGCCGGAATATTTGAAACCTACCTTAATGTTCAAAACCCGATGGTAAACCGTTTCGCTTTAATGAATAGGTTTTATCAAACTTACCCCGACAGTTTTTTTCAAGCAGTTTTCTTTACGAATTTTCAACAAACCATGCGTGGTTTCGCCAATTCAAGAACAATTAAGACTAATATTCAAGGGATTGGTGTACGTATTCGAGACGGAAGCCAAGCCTATGGTAGCAATAGTATTCTTGAGAGTATTTGTAATATGAACCAAATGAGCGTCTGGCCGATCGATCCCGAAGCACGATTGCCTTCATCCGGGCATACTTTTTTGACCATTATGGGCCAGGAATCCGGACACCGCTGGGGAGCGTTTGTCAATTTCGTCGATGCGAATGGAGATACGAGCGATTTAATCATCGGGCGTCAGGATGCCCACTGGAGTTACTATTTCGATACCGACCACTCGGTGATGCAAGGCGGGGATTGGGAACACGTTTCAGGAAACACATTTACCAGCCGGACTCAGATAGATTTTTTTAGCGAACTCGATGAATATCTTATGGGGTTGAGAGCACCGGAGGAGGTTGCCCCTACTATTTTTGTCAGCAGTGCGACGAATGACTTGTTAGCTAACCGCTCGCAAGGACCACCACTCATGAATGCATTTGCGACAGGAACCGCTGTGGAAGTGACTATTGAAGCCATCATCGCCGCCGAAGGGCCGCGGCTTCCCGCTGAAGCTGATGCGCCCAAAGACTTCAGGCAAGTGTTTATGCTTGTCATCCGGAATGGCAGCACGCCATCACAAGGCGATCTTGACAAGATCGCGAATTTTCGCAGAGTTTGGCAGGATTATTTCGAGCGTTCCGTCGATGGCCGGATGACCTTGAACACAAGTCTCACCCAAACATTTCCTGTAGCTGTAATCTCGGGCCATGTCCTGGATGAGGCGGATCATGCCATAGAAAATATCACGGTAAAATCCTCAGAAAGGGGATTTGTGCAATTCGTCCCTGGCGGCGGCCGCTACACATTTCGCTACCTGGCTGATGCAAATTCAGGGACAGGCGAATCCATTACGATCATTACGGACGCCCCCGGCTATGGTGCGGATACCCTGGTCACCAGTATTGCTTATGGAACAGAAACTGAGGTTGATATCGTGCTTCAAGCAATTGCAACTTTTGTAGCGGAGACAGAAAACCAGGTGCCCGGGTCCTTTGCTTTAGAGCAGAATTATCCCAATCCGTTTAATCCTGCCACAACCATTCAAATCAAACTGCCTGTACAATCAGAAGTGACTTTGGCTATTTACAATTTGAATGGACAGCTCGTTCGTACTTTAGTTCAAGAAAATCTTCCTGCCGGAAATCACAGCTTTCTTTGGGATGGCCGGAATGAGCGGGGCAGCGAAGTTGCAAGCGGTCTATACGTGAGCCGGCTGAAAGCAGGGCAGTTTACCCAACACCGGAAGATGCTGCTAATGAGGTAG
- a CDS encoding VOC family protein has protein sequence MDLPNAPIPQTGFFVTHFLTVEDQSKSREFYVGILGGKVVNPENPCIIKLANSWIILNSGGGPTPDKPEVFLEPPQDPNKVNSFLNLRVADIQSCYNDWKEKGAHFLTEPLDNHGWEIRCYMRDPDGYILEVGQASQKMIDLFNAHEG, from the coding sequence ATGGATTTACCAAACGCACCCATCCCGCAAACAGGATTTTTTGTCACTCACTTTTTAACGGTCGAAGACCAGTCGAAATCCAGGGAATTTTATGTTGGCATCCTTGGCGGAAAAGTCGTTAATCCCGAAAATCCCTGTATCATAAAACTGGCAAACTCCTGGATCATACTCAACTCCGGCGGCGGGCCTACGCCGGATAAACCGGAAGTATTTCTTGAACCTCCGCAAGATCCCAATAAAGTCAACAGTTTTTTGAATTTGCGAGTGGCGGATATACAAAGCTGCTACAATGACTGGAAGGAAAAAGGCGCGCACTTTCTAACGGAACCGCTCGACAACCATGGCTGGGAAATTCGATGTTATATGCGTGATCCTGATGGCTATATCCTCGAAGTTGGACAAGCGAGCCAAAAGATGATCGATTTATTCAACGCTCACGAAGGTTGA
- a CDS encoding ABC transporter permease, producing MLSGISPLLAVCYQIMAMCMIFGSAGISTALFLTFIKSNLELFE from the coding sequence ATTTTATCAGGTATCTCTCCTCTACTTGCCGTTTGCTATCAAATCATGGCTATGTGCATGATATTTGGTTCGGCTGGAATTTCGACGGCGCTATTTCTAACATTCATAAAATCTAATCTTGAACTATTCGAATAG
- a CDS encoding flotillin family protein produces the protein MYILIVVGGLAVIVFVTLISAMSRYKRCPSDRVLVIFGKVGKDKTSKCVHGGAAFVWPLIQNYKFLSLQPLTIDIRLDGALSKQNIRVNIPSRFTIGISTNPAVMNTAAERMLSMDRNQIEENAKDIIFGQLRATIATMDIEEINADRENFEKKVMNNVESELKKIGLMLINVNITDITDESGYIEALGKKAASEAINRAKVEVAKQDRDGDVGEAQANQDKRVKVSEANAKAVEGENNAKVTVAASESDMRIKQSEAKKLAVSAELINAAEAEKSAYEAQKAAELARAQKEEATRKADIIVPAEIAKEKVTLEAEAAAEKLRQEGKGEGDNIREKLKGEADGIKEILTKQAEGFKLIMEAADNNADAAVKLMVADKLPEIIKIQVQALNGIQIDKIVVWDQGGSNGDGSTTANWLSNFIKSVPALSDAFELAGMQLPEILGKSLDGNKVNNSPKEEAVVVDSEESTKEEKKTKSE, from the coding sequence ATGTATATACTTATTGTCGTAGGTGGCTTGGCTGTGATAGTCTTTGTTACGCTGATCAGTGCAATGTCACGTTATAAACGTTGTCCATCAGACAGGGTTCTGGTGATATTTGGTAAAGTCGGCAAGGATAAAACTTCCAAGTGTGTTCATGGAGGCGCGGCATTTGTCTGGCCATTGATACAAAACTACAAGTTTCTTTCTTTGCAGCCATTAACCATTGATATTCGATTGGATGGCGCTTTGTCAAAGCAAAATATCCGGGTTAACATACCCTCAAGATTTACGATCGGCATATCCACTAATCCTGCCGTAATGAATACGGCTGCTGAAAGAATGTTAAGTATGGATAGGAATCAAATAGAAGAAAACGCCAAGGATATTATTTTCGGCCAGCTGCGTGCAACCATCGCCACAATGGATATTGAGGAGATCAATGCGGACAGGGAAAATTTTGAAAAGAAAGTTATGAACAATGTGGAGTCCGAACTAAAAAAAATCGGCTTAATGCTAATCAATGTCAACATAACCGACATAACCGATGAATCCGGATATATTGAAGCATTGGGCAAAAAAGCTGCTTCTGAAGCTATCAATAGAGCTAAAGTTGAAGTGGCCAAACAAGATCGTGATGGTGATGTCGGTGAAGCGCAAGCCAATCAAGATAAAAGAGTCAAGGTATCAGAAGCGAATGCAAAAGCTGTAGAAGGCGAGAATAATGCTAAAGTAACTGTGGCTGCTAGTGAATCTGATATGCGGATTAAACAATCTGAAGCAAAAAAACTAGCTGTCTCTGCTGAATTGATAAATGCAGCAGAAGCTGAAAAATCAGCTTACGAAGCTCAAAAAGCTGCTGAGTTGGCGCGTGCGCAGAAAGAGGAAGCTACTAGGAAAGCTGATATTATTGTACCGGCGGAAATTGCGAAAGAAAAAGTAACACTTGAAGCTGAAGCTGCTGCCGAAAAATTACGTCAAGAAGGCAAGGGCGAAGGCGATAATATCCGCGAAAAACTTAAGGGAGAAGCGGATGGTATTAAAGAGATACTTACCAAACAAGCTGAAGGTTTTAAGCTAATTATGGAGGCTGCTGATAATAATGCTGATGCAGCCGTTAAATTGATGGTTGCTGATAAGCTGCCGGAAATAATCAAAATCCAGGTGCAAGCTTTGAACGGTATCCAGATTGATAAAATTGTGGTTTGGGACCAGGGCGGCAGTAACGGTGATGGATCTACTACAGCCAATTGGCTATCTAATTTTATTAAATCCGTGCCTGCTTTGAGTGATGCATTTGAATTAGCGGGTATGCAATTACCGGAAATACTGGGTAAATCCCTAGATGGTAATAAAGTAAATAATTCACCAAAAGAAGAAGCAGTTGTTGTTGATTCTGAGGAATCTACAAAAGAAGAAAAGAAAACTAAGTCAGAATAA
- a CDS encoding glycosyltransferase family 2 protein — translation MKPIISLVVPLYNEEESIGFLVERLNNLMNSLSLEIEVVLVNDGSQDKTEELIYAIGMNDKRYQIISLSRNFGHQFAITAGLKYANANEAVMILDGDLQDPPELLETFYKYYEQGYDVVYGVRKKRKESFIQRISYHTFYRILRSLSLVDIPLDSGDFSLLSRRVVDLINSMPEESRYIRGMRAWAGFKQIGVEYERDARVAGQSKYSFKELFKLAYNGIFNFSVLPIKFITSLGIGSISIALLYFLKVLYQKIFSDDVPIGFTGLLFAIILFGGVQLVCLGVIGEYVSRTFFQVKQRPLFIVKNRLFNGELIEEGK, via the coding sequence ATGAAACCGATAATTTCTCTTGTGGTACCATTATACAATGAAGAAGAATCTATAGGATTTTTGGTCGAAAGACTAAATAATTTAATGAATTCTCTGAGTCTTGAAATTGAAGTCGTGTTAGTAAATGATGGAAGTCAGGACAAAACAGAAGAGTTAATTTATGCAATTGGCATGAATGATAAAAGGTACCAAATTATCTCTCTTTCAAGAAACTTCGGACACCAGTTTGCGATAACTGCAGGGTTAAAATACGCAAATGCAAATGAGGCTGTAATGATTTTAGATGGAGACTTACAAGATCCTCCAGAGCTTCTCGAAACATTTTATAAATACTATGAGCAGGGTTATGATGTTGTTTACGGGGTCCGAAAAAAGAGAAAAGAAAGCTTCATACAAAGAATAAGCTACCATACATTTTATCGCATTTTAAGATCCTTATCATTGGTAGATATACCTCTCGATAGTGGTGATTTTTCTCTCTTAAGTAGAAGAGTTGTAGACTTAATCAATTCCATGCCGGAAGAAAGCAGATATATAAGGGGCATGAGGGCATGGGCTGGTTTTAAGCAAATAGGAGTCGAATATGAACGAGATGCCAGAGTCGCAGGTCAATCAAAATATTCTTTTAAAGAGTTGTTTAAATTGGCCTATAATGGCATTTTTAACTTCAGTGTATTACCCATTAAATTCATTACTTCTCTTGGTATTGGATCGATATCTATAGCACTTCTGTATTTTCTTAAAGTTCTGTATCAAAAAATATTTTCTGATGATGTACCAATTGGGTTTACAGGGCTTTTGTTTGCCATCATATTATTTGGAGGTGTACAACTTGTTTGTCTTGGAGTAATTGGGGAGTATGTATCCCGTACTTTTTTTCAAGTTAAACAGAGACCTTTGTTTATTGTTAAAAACAGGTTATTTAATGGAGAATTAATTGAAGAAGGAAAGTAG
- a CDS encoding T9SS type A sorting domain-containing protein, translating into MGFWLGGPAGAGLGIRIGGGLGAVGDLAATGSELIKGGNAAIDGYFDRLEAPLAGSLTPEDKFGPKGYNITDSSSNSVQRYTAMAEAFSYRIDFWNKEDATAPAQEVFIVDTLDANFDDTTLKFRQTGFLRWSVELEGGHYFNVDVDMRPDFDLIVNVEGKYDQDSRELRWTFRSLDPATGKLPEDPLAGFLPPIDSTGYQIGWVSYSVKPKSGLSTGTKIKNQAFVNFDGVGPWNPAPPNPDSEIPGLGPWINTIDADLPNSKILSFIELPDTRADSSMFELHWTGSDIGSGISDYTIYVADGSGAYVPWLRNTRVTTAVYVGVPNIDYSFYSIARDNVGNREKTPAKPDVVTSISDSDGNIPKKFALYDNYPNPFNPTTTIKYDLPEATDVKLVIYNILGQRVKTLIDKKQLAGSYTVQWDGKNGTNLKVASGVYIYRIEAGKNIKARKMLLLK; encoded by the coding sequence TTGGGATTTTGGCTAGGAGGTCCCGCAGGTGCAGGTTTGGGTATTCGAATTGGGGGAGGGCTTGGTGCTGTTGGTGATCTGGCAGCAACTGGTTCTGAACTTATAAAAGGCGGGAATGCCGCGATTGATGGGTATTTCGATAGGTTAGAGGCACCCTTAGCCGGTTCCCTTACGCCAGAAGATAAGTTCGGACCAAAAGGATATAATATCACGGATTCTTCATCTAACTCAGTTCAGAGATACACTGCAATGGCCGAAGCTTTCTCCTATCGCATCGACTTCTGGAACAAAGAGGATGCTACGGCGCCGGCGCAAGAGGTCTTTATCGTTGATACGCTGGATGCGAATTTTGATGATACCACCCTCAAGTTTAGGCAGACAGGCTTTTTGAGATGGTCAGTCGAGCTTGAGGGCGGGCATTATTTCAACGTCGATGTCGACATGCGTCCTGACTTCGATTTGATTGTTAATGTCGAAGGCAAATACGATCAGGATAGCCGGGAACTGCGTTGGACATTTCGCTCCCTCGACCCCGCAACAGGCAAGCTGCCGGAAGACCCATTGGCCGGATTTCTACCGCCGATTGATTCTACGGGCTATCAAATTGGCTGGGTTTCCTATTCTGTTAAACCCAAATCAGGTTTATCAACGGGCACCAAGATTAAGAACCAGGCATTTGTGAACTTCGATGGGGTTGGTCCATGGAATCCGGCACCACCAAATCCAGATAGTGAAATCCCAGGTTTAGGTCCATGGATAAATACAATTGATGCAGATTTGCCAAATAGTAAAATACTCTCCTTTATTGAACTTCCGGATACGAGAGCAGATTCGAGTATGTTTGAATTACATTGGACTGGTTCCGACATCGGTAGCGGAATTTCAGACTATACAATTTATGTGGCTGATGGTAGTGGCGCCTACGTTCCCTGGCTCCGTAATACCAGAGTTACTACAGCAGTCTATGTCGGAGTACCAAATATAGATTATTCCTTTTACAGCATAGCGAGAGATAATGTGGGTAATCGGGAAAAAACACCTGCAAAGCCAGATGTTGTCACCAGCATCTCAGATTCAGATGGCAATATCCCAAAGAAATTTGCATTATACGACAACTATCCAAACCCGTTCAATCCGACAACGACAATTAAGTACGATTTACCTGAGGCTACAGATGTAAAGCTGGTGATTTATAACATTCTCGGCCAAAGAGTCAAAACACTCATAGACAAGAAACAGTTGGCTGGTTCATATACCGTCCAATGGGATGGCAAGAATGGAACAAATCTAAAGGTTGCTTCCGGCGTTTACATATATCGAATTGAAGCTGGTAAAAACATTAAGGCGAGAAAAATGCTACTTCTCAAATGA